The genomic region CGATTCTTCTCTatcttacattaaaaaaaattgctctaTTCTGCATTACAACATCCTAGGTTGTCATCAAATgcttcacaaatataaatacaGAAACTCAagcaattatcaaaataagtcACACATATCCCCTAATAAATTTCTTGATACATCAATAGTTGGAGGTGGGGGATTTTGAACCCTAGATGGCTCCATAGGAGGTGCcaaccaattgagctacaaggctcttggcacaGAGCCCCCAATATGTCATGCATATATTGTAAATAATGCAGATTATGCAGTGTTCACATTTATGATAGAAGAAACAAAAGGCATAATGATAAATAAAGCAGTTTAGTTGgcattttttcttccaaaaagcACCTTCCCCACACATTAAATTTAACCCAAATAACTTCAAAGAACCAAAAATTATTTGTCTTCATCAGAAGTCATCAGCTCTCTTTTACTGGTATCCTGTGAATGGCTAAAGTTATCTAAAATCATTTCCTAATGAATGTAATTATAGACCACATAGACAACGAGAAAGAGTTATCCCAAATCATGTCATATTATAACAAATACATGAAACAGGTAAAGAATCTCAAGTAGATATGTCCATGACAAGTTGCTAAGTTAACATGATCTCACAATcatacaagaaagaaaaaaaaatacagtacCCAATATAAAGAACTCATATTACCAACAGAGTTGTAAAGGACTTACCACGAAGAAAAGCCAAGATATGACTGCAAACCTCAGGAAGGTCCAACTTATTTGCCAATCGTACCAGCATCTGATCAGCAATTTCATGAAGCCGTCTCCCTCTCATATCCTTGCTGTCACGAAAAATTCTCTTCACATAATCAAGTTCTCGGGAAAGAGTTTCAGCTGTCCATTCCTTTACAAAACTTTGAAAAACCTCATTCACAAAGCCAAACAACTCTGAAGGATGATCACAGGCAATACAATGAAACTGCATCTCGGTCGTTCCATAAGCCCCTTTTGCACTTCTTCCATTTATAATATAAGATTTTCGTAACGCACAATCCGTATGGCACCAATGAAGACAAACATCACAACCAACCCAACTACATGTTTTATTTGCCATGTCAAACTTTGAACACACAAGACACATGCAAGCACTGCAAAAACCTTTCTTCTGCACACAAACCTTGCAATCACATTCATCCACAGGCAAAGAACTCTTACAGGCAAGATTTCTGCATTTTAAGTTGAGAAATACCTCCGCCAAATGATCATTCGTAACACTGTCATCTAGCTGAAGGTAATCCGGAAGACCAGTTCTCAAAGCAACCAAGATTTCCAGTTGAGCCCGGTGGGCTTTCTGTAGTGTCTCCAAGGTTATATCAGACTTGTTCTGCAGAGCTTTCTGAAAATCAACGAGTTGCTTTTGCTTATCAATACTCAACATGGTATCGCTGATGCTCTCTTTCAGACGCACTATGGATTGTGCTGTCATGTCATGAAATTTCCTAGCCATTGCATGTACCGGTTCCTCAACTATCTTAGCAATGATTTTCTCAACATATTCAGCTCCACCGCCACTGTATTCAAACTCCTTCTGGCCACTACTCCTATATAAACTACCACTACTCTTTTCCCTCATTCTCCGCTTCTTGTCATAACTATAATTTGATCCAATATCATGAGACCCTACACTTTGCGAAGGCGATCTAACATCATCGTTGAACGACTGCTGCCTATGAAGGCTCAATTGCCTTTCTAGTCCATTGCCCATTTTAGAGCTTCCTTCTAAACCCCTATGATGTTGTCCTTGCACAGCTTGACCGTTCGAAATGCCTTGTAATACTTGAGACTGATTAAGAGAGCCATTTCCATTCATAAAGATTCTCGGATATAGAGGGATATCTTTAGGCTTAGACTCATTCTGAGACTGTCCCTGCCAAGCTCCCTGAGAAGCTTGATCGATTCCCTGAAATATGGGGCGGCTGCCAACCGATTGTTCAAAGTTGTCCATCGAATTTTGTGTCAGAGAACAGCTGGGGTTGTGGAAAAACGACTGAGAACCTGAAAAAGACATTGATGCAGTAAATCCATCCGAATTAGTACGAAACGTAGTACTCATGGACTGAACACTCCTAGCCTGACTGGGTGAACCAGGAGCTGCTTGAATTGTATCCTGAGCAGCACCAATCGGTAACAAAACATTCGGTAAGCTTAACGAAAGATCAAACGGTTCCAACACCAGCTTCTCTTCCTTCGGCCTATTAACACCAGAGTGATCATTCTTCTCCTCCCTTCTAACCGGAGATGTACTAAACAACTCAAACCCCCGAGTACTTGGTCCTTCCATATCATCACTATCCCTCTCAAACTCCCTCGATTCCCTCTCCATCCATACACCATCTTCAGCAGAATCCGCAACATGGGTCGGTTCAATCGACACACTTTTCCCCTTATCCTTAAAATTCTGACTCAAAccctcctctctttctctccccaTATTCACTTCACCCTCTCCTCCATTTTCTTCCCCAACCTCCTTATCCAACTCCTGTGCTTCTTCCACTTCCACCTCCATTTCCACATCCTCTACCTTGGCTTCAAGATCTATGCTCACACCCCTGTCTTGTTTATCACACTCCTCTTCTGACCCCAAAGacttttcatcatcatcatcatcatcatcatcaacaacccCATCATTCTTCCCTTCCTCCTCAACACACTCCCCATCTTCCTTCACACACTCTTCCTTGTCATCACCACCACAACCTTCATCATTCCCTGCCTCAGCCTCGTCCCCGTCCTCGCTTCCACTGCTCAATTCATCAACTTTATCATCTTCCTTCTCCACATCTTTCACCTCACTATCACTCTCCTTATTTTgcacctctctctcttcttctttactcAATACTTTCACCCCATCCTCCTTATTCTCAATACCCGATTCGATTTCAGCTTCAGCCTCAACTTTGTGGTTCGATTCCAGTTCTGGTTCCGGCTCAGGCTCTGGCTCCTGTTCGGGTTCCGGTTCCGGCTCGAGCTCTCCTTCCTCCATTTCGCTACTACTTCCACTCTCAACTTGAGCCTCCTCACTCTTCTTCACCATCTCCACATCCATACTCTTTGATTGCTCACTCGCACCTGATTCCCTCGACCAAGTCGGCGACTTCGATTTCGATTTTGACTTATTCGAATAAGCCGAAGTCTCCTTTGTAGCAGCCACCGTCACCGCCGTCGCCGCCGCCCTCGAATCCGATCTCGACACCGTTCTTAACGGCGACGAACCTGAATTCGAAACCGTATTAGCCGTCACAGTCGAAGCAGCCGAAACCCTAACCATCCTCGATTGCTCGCTCGCCGCCGAGTCCCTAGACCAAGTCGGCGACTTCACATCCCTCAAACCAATTCTACTCCTCTCCTCCGAATCCTTATTCCCATTGTTACCGAACCTCCGCCACGACGACACGCTCCCTTCCCGTCTCGACCGATCCGAACCCGAAGATGACCGCTCCGATCTAAACCCCTTCGGAAACTCCCTTCTCGACGAAGACAAAGACAGCGAAGTCGACGAACCGCCGCCGCAGAAACTCTCCGACCGGTGAATCAAACTCCGATCGTAACCTCCGCCACCGCCTCCTCTACTCTCTCCACTATACCGATCGAACCCCTTCCTCCTATCGAACCCATCGAAATCATGCTCCGATCTCTTCCTCACCACCCTCGACACCTCCCGATCATCGTCCCCGCCGGACGACCGATCCCGGTCGTACCTCGACGAAGccaccgccgccgccgccgacGACGAAACCAACCCGCCCTTCCGCACATTCTCCGACTTGTGGTAGAAGCTAGTCCGATACTGCGAAGAGGAACGGCTCGGGTTCGAATTCGAACTCGGGTTCGGATTCAAACTCGGGTTCGGATCCTTGCATTTCTCGCCGTACGAATCGAGATCTTCACTAGACCTCaacctcttcatcttcttctccctcttcttcttcgcCTCTTTCTCTTTTGCCCAAAACTCATGCAATATTTACGAGAactacccctctctctctctctctctctctctcttagggttttttttggtttcagcTTCAGAGCTACGAAgaggtggtggtgttgttgttgtttactaattaattagatttggTATTGTAAAGCCCAGAGATTAAGCCGAAATTACAGAAACTGCCATAAAAGGTTATGAGATCTTTGGTTTGTGGTACGCCGGTGTAAAATGTGAAGATTGGGTGAGGGCATAATGGGGAACAGAGAAATGGGTGAGTCAACGCAGTTAAACTactgaaagagagagagagagagagagagttggataCGCAAAGTGCGTGGAAGGGGGGGCATAAGAAAAGTGTGAAAAGGATTGGGTTTTTGGGGTTGTGGGATTGGGATTGGAAGGGGGTGCGTAATGCGCTTTAAGGCGCATGATAGTTGTTGGTGAAGAGAGAGTTTCGGGGTTTGAGGGGTTTGGGTAGAGTGTAGTATAGGTCAAAATGTAAGTGTGTTTGGTGTGACCACTCACATGTTTCCACATGCCCTCGACTTTCaaccatttttctttctttttcttttttttttcaaatatttatagaattttttgttttgaaaagaaaaggaaaaaaaattttgactttttaaacaactttttatatttatcttgaaaataatatcaaaactttttagaaatatttttctaatggtttaggaactatttttaaaaatattttactggcagaatgataaaacaataaatgttgttgataatttttcatattttctataaaagtggtgttaaaactttcctattatagtttattaataattgttcTAATGGCGTCTGTTAATATCATCCATGTTTTATTACTAAATGTCATAAGAACGCTCGTCAACAGAACTTTTTATAATGTGAAGACGAGTTCCAATTCGCTAGACAATTTTTtcttacgctctgtttgtttcaataatgatattttctagaaaatgggtcattttctaaaaagcactttctataaaactatctcattttctaatgtttggtagcaattttaaataagttgaaaaacaacctcttaaTTTCCCTTATATaacttgctgtgagatagagttgttttccaacaaaatttaatggaaaacaatctctaaaaataagccatactttttatattgaccaaatatagttttcctttggctcatatttttttatgctaccaaacattagaaaataaggaaaactatctttacacaaggttttccattgaaacaaacggagcgttatTATCATTAAATCAATATACTAGTTAATTTTTGATATAGATAGAATTCAAATTTCGAATCATATTTCTTatttgatgacaaaaaaaattattggttaaCTAATTGGAACCTACcctaaaaaataatgttttataagacattaattattaaaaaaatatataattgtttatGGGTGTCTATGTGATACAATTTAAGGATTAttaaatagagaaatgatatgtccacaacatttttataacatttttacaacaaatcctaagtggcaggatgttactggttgttattgttggggcaaaaaaataatcttagtgttaggttcaaatttgaaccaataacaactaaccacctataatttgttgtaaaaatattgtaaaaatgttgtggacgtagcacctctctatTAAAtatgtttaatgaatttttggCATAGGTGGGTTCGAAGTTTGAACCtcgaacaatttttttttttttttttgccagtTAACCTAATTGTAACCCACACTAGACAATGTTATTTAAGTTCAAAACTCTTGACAAAAGGAGTAATACTTTATAAgacattaattattaaaaaatatattgtggGGTTCAAAAACAACCACCAAATTGATAATGATGGAAGAAATGATCCTTTTGTTCATTCAATTTGCTGTTTAGATCTCCCATTGTGCAatattttcccatttttttagaaattaattgTCAAGTCATTTATTCCATCATTATCattttggtggttgttttttactcccatatatattattgtttattagtgtGTATATGATACAAGTTAAGGACTATTAAAtatgtttaatgaatttttggtataggcaggtttgaagtttgaacctcgaaactttcttttttactaGTTGACCTAATTGAACCCAAATTAAACAATGTTGTTGAAGTTCAAAACTCTGGAAAAATGGAGTAATATTTTATaagatattaattatttttaaaaaaatactatttatgAGTGTCTATATGATACAAGTTAAGaattgttaaatgaataattacaataaacccGTCTGTGGTATGACCTATTTTCACTTTGCCTGCCCATAATTTAAAactttacactttgcccacttAAACGTCAATCCattacccacctctgttaaaatcaggggtaaaaatgtattttattttcacttttatgtctctctcctctaaaaaaaaaaaacagaaaaaactcaaacaaacaagATCAAAGAAGGGGGGTTTTGTAGCTTGGGTTCAAGAACACACTTCCTCTTGTTATGAACAGTCTTGAGTCAAtcaatccaaataaaattttcatattcgcacaaatctcaaatctcaaaccaaaaccaaagcaAACCCCACTTCAAAACCCAGACCCACCACACCTAGCAACACAAACACAGACCCACTACACccacaacaaagaaaataagatagcagagagagagagaggcaaatCAAAGTCAAACCCCTCTTCCTTTTATCTTGTTGGACCAAACAAACAAAGGGAAATTGTCATACATTGGTCCGATTTATTCGTCTTCCTCAACTAGTTGCTCACACTCACCCAAGCTCCCTATTCGGTCAACCAACTTTGTTCCTTCCTGCCAATCCATCTCTTTCCCAGTCACCCTCTCGCTAAGCCATCTTGCCCACAACGCAATCTTCGAACTCGACAGAGAGGTACgaagttgaaattgaaattttcactACAGCCACCGACCACGATAACATCGTTTTTGGTTGATGGTAGATTGTGGTTGATGCCATGGGTAGGTTGGGTTTGAA from Castanea sativa cultivar Marrone di Chiusa Pesio chromosome 11, ASM4071231v1 harbors:
- the LOC142614810 gene encoding protein OBERON 4; translated protein: MKRLRSSEDLDSYGEKCKDPNPSLNPNPSSNSNPSRSSSQYRTSFYHKSENVRKGGLVSSSAAAAVASSRYDRDRSSGGDDDREVSRVVRKRSEHDFDGFDRRKGFDRYSGESRGGGGGGYDRSLIHRSESFCGGGSSTSLSLSSSRREFPKGFRSERSSSGSDRSRREGSVSSWRRFGNNGNKDSEERSRIGLRDVKSPTWSRDSAASEQSRMVRVSAASTVTANTVSNSGSSPLRTVSRSDSRAAATAVTVAATKETSAYSNKSKSKSKSPTWSRESGASEQSKSMDVEMVKKSEEAQVESGSSSEMEEGELEPEPEPEQEPEPEPEPELESNHKVEAEAEIESGIENKEDGVKVLSKEEEREVQNKESDSEVKDVEKEDDKVDELSSGSEDGDEAEAGNDEGCGGDDKEECVKEDGECVEEEGKNDGVVDDDDDDDDEKSLGSEEECDKQDRGVSIDLEAKVEDVEMEVEVEEAQELDKEVGEENGGEGEVNMGREREEGLSQNFKDKGKSVSIEPTHVADSAEDGVWMERESREFERDSDDMEGPSTRGFELFSTSPVRREEKNDHSGVNRPKEEKLVLEPFDLSLSLPNVLLPIGAAQDTIQAAPGSPSQARSVQSMSTTFRTNSDGFTASMSFSGSQSFFHNPSCSLTQNSMDNFEQSVGSRPIFQGIDQASQGAWQGQSQNESKPKDIPLYPRIFMNGNGSLNQSQVLQGISNGQAVQGQHHRGLEGSSKMGNGLERQLSLHRQQSFNDDVRSPSQSVGSHDIGSNYSYDKKRRMREKSSGSLYRSSGQKEFEYSGGGAEYVEKIIAKIVEEPVHAMARKFHDMTAQSIVRLKESISDTMLSIDKQKQLVDFQKALQNKSDITLETLQKAHRAQLEILVALRTGLPDYLQLDDSVTNDHLAEVFLNLKCRNLACKSSLPVDECDCKVCVQKKGFCSACMCLVCSKFDMANKTCSWVGCDVCLHWCHTDCALRKSYIINGRSAKGAYGTTEMQFHCIACDHPSELFGFVNEVFQSFVKEWTAETLSRELDYVKRIFRDSKDMRGRRLHEIADQMLVRLANKLDLPEVCSHILAFLREAETPKLGKMPISSGNEQGKESNGIAGTSQDPSWLKSVYSEKAPQLDRAPAVFPRFSYDQIDKRTLETELQTSIQKEPVFDELESLVRIKEAEAKMFQARADEARREAEGLKRIAIAKKEKTEEEYTGRFTKLRLAEAQEMRKQKYEEVQALDRAHREYYDMKRRMQADIKDLLLKMEATRQS